The following coding sequences lie in one Candidatus Diapherotrites archaeon genomic window:
- a CDS encoding asparagine synthetase B, with translation MSSITGIISKKREDVPPYLIDSLFQLRHRGNDYFSITINNETFTSNRLREIRDNFAKGSIGLATGKNFIAEEEREEGVPLYFDGRIYHPKFKELIEGNKRVEFKAKKILSSVQGNYVIALKEKNCLHAFRDFIGAKPLWYGENDSFTAFCSEPGPLKKLDISFPQPLLPGHVLSATAKGIKIQKIYDLSDFRKAIPKKTSLQKLKKAFLNAVEIETQGLKKTSVLFSAGLDSTLTAKIVGERIPDTKLITVGVQDSEDIAFSEEIARELGLPLKKRIVREEEIIGCALKTLKALSFFDLMQLQIGMPEFIAGEELKKENLRTAFAGQGSDEIFAGYSNYKTILKEKGFKAVEEEIWISLKELWQRNLFRDEIIFSHHSIELCLPLLEKNFLRQAMVLPTKQKIYSSKDDLRKRALRKIALQLGVPKKVCERKKKAMQYGSGLAPKISRLFSGK, from the coding sequence TTGAGCTCCATAACAGGAATAATCTCAAAAAAAAGGGAAGATGTGCCCCCCTATTTGATTGATTCTCTCTTCCAGTTAAGGCACAGAGGCAACGATTACTTCTCTATCACAATAAACAATGAGACCTTTACCTCAAACAGGCTCAGAGAAATCAGAGACAACTTCGCAAAAGGAAGCATTGGCCTGGCAACAGGAAAAAACTTTATTGCAGAAGAAGAAAGAGAAGAAGGAGTTCCATTATACTTTGACGGCAGAATATATCACCCAAAATTTAAGGAATTAATTGAAGGAAATAAAAGGGTTGAATTCAAAGCAAAAAAAATTCTGTCTTCAGTGCAAGGAAATTATGTTATTGCACTAAAAGAGAAGAATTGCCTGCACGCCTTCAGGGACTTCATTGGAGCAAAACCTTTATGGTATGGAGAGAACGATTCTTTCACTGCATTCTGCTCTGAGCCAGGGCCATTAAAAAAACTGGATATTTCTTTCCCTCAACCATTGCTTCCAGGTCATGTGCTCTCGGCAACAGCAAAAGGCATAAAAATACAAAAAATCTACGATTTAAGTGACTTCAGGAAAGCAATTCCAAAAAAAACCTCGCTCCAAAAACTCAAAAAAGCATTCCTGAATGCAGTTGAAATTGAAACCCAAGGCCTTAAAAAAACTTCAGTGCTCTTTTCCGCTGGCTTAGACTCAACGCTCACAGCAAAAATTGTAGGTGAAAGAATCCCTGACACAAAACTTATTACAGTAGGGGTACAGGACTCAGAAGACATTGCTTTTTCAGAAGAGATTGCACGAGAATTAGGCTTGCCTTTAAAGAAAAGGATAGTGAGAGAAGAAGAAATAATTGGATGTGCATTAAAGACCTTAAAGGCCTTGAGTTTCTTTGACTTAATGCAGTTGCAGATTGGAATGCCTGAATTCATTGCAGGAGAAGAATTAAAGAAAGAAAATTTAAGGACTGCTTTTGCAGGCCAGGGCTCTGATGAAATATTTGCAGGCTACTCCAATTACAAAACAATACTAAAAGAAAAGGGCTTCAAGGCAGTAGAAGAAGAAATCTGGATTTCATTAAAAGAATTGTGGCAGAGAAACCTTTTCCGCGATGAAATAATTTTCTCCCATCATTCAATTGAATTGTGTCTTCCTCTCCTTGAAAAAAACTTCCTCAGGCAAGCAATGGTTTTGCCTACAAAACAGAAAATTTATTCTTCGAAAGACGACCTAAGAAAAAGGGCCCTGAGAAAAATTGCCTTGCAGCTGGGCGTCCCAAAAAAGGTCTGCGAAAGAAAAAAGAAGGCCATGCAGTACGGCTCAGGCTTGGCCCCAAAAATAAGCAGGCTTTTTTCAGGAAAATAA